One Bacteriovorax sp. PP10 DNA window includes the following coding sequences:
- a CDS encoding aromatic ring-hydroxylating oxygenase subunit alpha, whose protein sequence is MSSLLEIKHELQEYIQKEKDTPARPDNFIITNSVYSSLERYEQESTALENFPKILGPLTEVKKLKEFIVSETESTFKVFYNSCPHRGARLESNPASDHLTCPYHGWTFDKEGQLLKSTGHNCPFPKGALKLRELKNHVVGGMIFTGDSSQMDSGFHQEIQSFSKKAKYLTSKNYEVACNWKFLVESLLETYHFPFAHDTFLAGFNNAFFSLGTSSGFDSRIVVPLENFDETRSIDGFDGINVMYFLFPYSFVLFMSAGYVWFKIDPLGKDQCRFTFSLFSYHDDLDEVARKSFVVLEKILNQDFVILEGQQQNTVHNQRNHFTGYEKLIKQMHKNLNELIAER, encoded by the coding sequence ATGAGTTCGTTGCTAGAAATTAAACATGAGTTGCAGGAGTATATTCAAAAAGAGAAGGATACACCAGCCAGACCAGATAATTTTATTATTACGAACTCTGTTTACTCTTCATTAGAAAGATATGAGCAAGAAAGCACTGCTCTTGAAAATTTCCCAAAAATTCTGGGGCCTTTAACTGAAGTTAAAAAATTAAAAGAATTTATTGTTAGTGAAACAGAATCTACTTTTAAAGTCTTTTATAATTCATGCCCACACAGAGGTGCTCGTCTTGAAAGCAATCCCGCAAGCGATCATCTGACTTGTCCATATCATGGATGGACATTTGATAAGGAAGGGCAGTTATTAAAATCTACCGGTCATAATTGTCCTTTCCCAAAAGGAGCTCTTAAACTTCGTGAGCTTAAAAATCATGTTGTCGGAGGGATGATCTTCACGGGAGATTCTAGTCAGATGGATAGTGGATTCCATCAAGAAATCCAATCTTTCTCAAAAAAAGCAAAGTATCTCACAAGCAAGAATTATGAAGTGGCATGCAATTGGAAGTTCTTAGTAGAGTCTCTTTTAGAGACCTATCATTTTCCATTTGCGCACGATACTTTCCTCGCCGGATTTAACAATGCTTTTTTCTCTTTGGGGACCTCGTCAGGATTCGATTCGAGGATCGTTGTACCTTTGGAAAACTTTGATGAGACGAGAAGTATTGATGGATTTGATGGTATCAATGTTATGTACTTTCTTTTCCCTTATTCTTTTGTATTGTTTATGAGTGCAGGCTACGTATGGTTTAAGATAGATCCATTAGGTAAAGATCAATGCCGATTTACGTTCTCATTATTTTCTTATCATGATGATTTGGATGAAGTGGCCAGAAAAAGCTTTGTCGTCTTAGAGAAGATCTTAAATCAGGATTTTGTTATTCTCGAAGGACAGCAGCAAAATACTGTCCATAACCAGCGCAATCATTTTACGGGATATGAAAAGCTCATCAAACAAATGCATAAGAACTTAAATGAGCTTATTGCTGAGAGATAA
- a CDS encoding lipoprotein N-acyltransferase Lnb domain-containing protein, which yields MIKSILIASTLISLMAPMAFASGPGLKPIPANTDPNCITNPNDPYEPRVRMVTGPDKGVCVNSTLRRSVKALIGNEAAKYFPPADGKIVVANFSHKNKYWIAQIPLSSMTDMILQSEHFPMVSKPIKIEIDHTQIHFAFSEPIQLISQATDGPRETLELNDLILSEENIGPYGEAFDFFGGAKGHFNVAYRVVSLEDKYNWMIAEQGHTVSQRRFNLTQYNQVSYLLEGIKRGTEYGSGRPYDSFNLNCSTELLDILNAVLGTKKFNTVGFVSNKLPAMLDSLKVLSNEEVPTFNETFISQQ from the coding sequence ATGATTAAAAGTATCTTAATTGCTTCAACATTAATTTCGTTAATGGCACCGATGGCATTTGCTAGCGGCCCAGGCCTTAAACCTATTCCTGCCAACACTGACCCAAACTGTATTACTAATCCAAACGATCCCTATGAACCACGCGTGAGAATGGTTACGGGACCTGATAAGGGTGTATGCGTGAACTCTACGCTAAGACGTAGTGTGAAAGCATTAATTGGTAATGAAGCCGCTAAGTACTTCCCTCCAGCTGATGGAAAGATCGTTGTCGCTAACTTCAGTCATAAAAATAAATACTGGATTGCCCAGATACCACTTTCTTCAATGACGGATATGATTTTACAATCTGAGCATTTCCCAATGGTCAGTAAACCAATCAAAATTGAAATTGATCACACTCAAATTCACTTTGCTTTTTCTGAACCGATTCAGCTTATCTCTCAAGCGACAGATGGACCTCGTGAAACTCTTGAACTTAACGACTTGATTCTCTCAGAAGAAAACATCGGGCCTTACGGAGAAGCTTTTGACTTTTTCGGTGGAGCCAAAGGTCACTTCAATGTTGCTTATCGTGTAGTTTCGCTAGAAGACAAATACAACTGGATGATTGCAGAACAAGGCCATACTGTAAGTCAAAGAAGGTTCAACCTGACTCAATACAATCAAGTTTCTTACTTGCTTGAAGGAATTAAAAGAGGAACAGAATACGGCTCTGGTAGGCCGTATGATTCTTTTAATCTTAATTGCTCAACTGAGCTCTTAGATATTTTAAATGCTGTATTAGGGACTAAAAAATTTAATACTGTAGGGTTTGTTTCTAATAAACTTCCTGCAATGCTCGACTCCCTTAAAGTCTTAAGCAATGAAGAAGTACCGACGTTTAACGAAACATTTATCTCTCAGCAATAA
- a CDS encoding OsmC domain/YcaO domain-containing protein has translation MKINTRFLDNLKVEATFDDYTLVADQPIRYKGNGTAPGPFDYFLASSAMCAAYFVKVYCAARDIPTEDIRLTQNNIVDPENRYKQIFQIQVELPESISEHDREGILKSIDRCTVKKVIQQGPEFQIEIVNVLGTDSGLMYKTAFESDSKTMILGKDASLEDTIASMTAIIAALGIKIEVASWRNPIPHVWSVHIRDADSPMCFTNGKGATKDAALCSALGEYLERISNNYLYNDQYLGEEIANGDFVHYPSEKWFKAGPKDSLPDGLMDDYLLDLYNADGELKASNLIDTNSGNTKRGICAVPYERQSDKEMVYIPVNLIGNLFVSNGMSAGNTKYEARVQCLSEIFERAVKNQIILEEITLPDVPRSVLEKYPTIMEGINKLEAEGYPIVVKDASLGGKFPVMSVTLMNPRNGGVFASFGAHPKFEVALERTLTELLQGRSFEGLNVLTPPTFNQNTICDPNNIVDHFIDSTGVISWKFFSEKADYEFTEWDFSGSTEEEYNYLMDILSQLEKEVYISDFEELGVKACRILVPDYSEIYSTDDLIWDNHNKSIAFRADILNLHSLNDKALSKLVDKLEESEIDDYTKISELIGVAFDENTPWGQLNIGELKCLSLLALKRFEEAKPLVEMFLTFNDNSTARKKYYQALNAILDIELNEFDVQDYVPNMTRMFGAETLNNAIGTVTGEVRFMGLTPTNTKLEGLDKHLKLIESYQKLQTAKRKFKS, from the coding sequence ATGAAAATCAATACTCGTTTTTTAGACAATTTAAAAGTTGAGGCCACTTTTGACGACTACACGTTAGTTGCAGACCAGCCTATTCGCTACAAAGGAAATGGAACGGCACCAGGCCCATTCGATTACTTCTTAGCTTCATCTGCTATGTGTGCTGCCTATTTTGTGAAAGTCTATTGTGCCGCTCGCGACATTCCAACAGAAGATATCAGGCTTACTCAAAACAACATTGTTGATCCTGAAAATAGATACAAACAAATCTTCCAGATTCAAGTTGAACTTCCAGAAAGTATTTCTGAGCATGACCGTGAAGGAATTTTAAAATCAATTGATAGATGTACTGTTAAAAAAGTTATTCAACAAGGGCCTGAATTTCAAATTGAAATCGTCAATGTTCTTGGAACAGACTCAGGCCTGATGTACAAAACTGCTTTTGAGTCAGATTCAAAAACAATGATCCTTGGAAAAGATGCTTCTCTTGAAGATACAATCGCCAGCATGACGGCCATCATCGCCGCTCTTGGAATTAAGATTGAAGTCGCTTCATGGAGAAATCCAATTCCTCACGTTTGGTCAGTGCATATCCGCGATGCAGACTCTCCAATGTGTTTTACGAACGGTAAAGGAGCAACAAAAGACGCTGCACTTTGTTCTGCACTTGGTGAATACCTTGAACGCATTAGCAATAACTATTTGTACAACGACCAATACCTTGGTGAAGAAATCGCTAACGGTGATTTCGTTCATTACCCGAGTGAAAAATGGTTTAAGGCCGGCCCTAAAGATTCTCTGCCAGATGGATTAATGGATGACTACCTTCTGGATCTATACAATGCCGACGGTGAATTAAAAGCATCTAACTTGATCGATACAAATTCTGGAAATACTAAACGCGGAATTTGCGCTGTCCCTTACGAGAGACAGTCAGATAAAGAAATGGTTTACATCCCAGTCAACTTGATCGGAAACTTATTCGTAAGTAACGGTATGAGTGCTGGTAACACAAAATACGAAGCAAGAGTTCAGTGTCTATCTGAAATTTTTGAACGTGCAGTAAAAAACCAAATCATTCTTGAAGAGATCACTCTTCCAGACGTTCCAAGAAGCGTTCTGGAAAAATACCCAACGATTATGGAAGGTATCAACAAGCTTGAAGCTGAAGGGTATCCAATTGTCGTTAAAGACGCGTCTCTTGGTGGGAAATTCCCGGTTATGAGTGTGACTTTAATGAACCCAAGAAATGGTGGTGTCTTTGCTTCTTTTGGAGCTCACCCTAAATTTGAAGTGGCCCTTGAGCGTACACTGACTGAACTTCTTCAAGGAAGAAGCTTCGAAGGTCTTAACGTTTTAACTCCACCTACTTTCAATCAAAACACGATCTGTGATCCAAATAATATTGTCGATCACTTCATCGATTCAACTGGAGTTATTTCCTGGAAATTCTTCAGCGAAAAAGCTGACTATGAATTTACTGAATGGGATTTCTCTGGATCAACTGAAGAAGAATACAACTACCTGATGGACATTCTTTCTCAGCTAGAAAAAGAAGTTTATATTTCTGACTTCGAAGAACTAGGTGTAAAGGCCTGCAGAATTTTAGTTCCTGACTACTCTGAAATCTACTCTACTGACGATTTGATTTGGGATAACCATAATAAGTCGATCGCGTTTAGAGCAGACATCCTGAACTTGCATTCATTAAACGATAAAGCGCTTTCAAAGCTAGTTGATAAACTAGAAGAAAGTGAAATTGATGACTACACAAAGATCTCTGAATTGATCGGTGTAGCTTTTGATGAAAACACGCCATGGGGACAATTAAACATTGGTGAATTGAAGTGCCTTTCGCTTCTGGCGCTTAAGCGTTTTGAAGAAGCTAAGCCACTAGTTGAAATGTTCTTAACTTTTAACGACAACTCGACTGCTAGAAAAAAATACTACCAGGCGCTTAATGCTATTTTAGATATCGAGCTCAATGAGTTTGATGTTCAAGACTACGTTCCCAATATGACAAGAATGTTTGGTGCTGAGACATTAAATAATGCCATTGGGACAGTGACTGGTGAAGTTAGATTCATGGGATTAACTCCAACGAATACGAAACTTGAAGGGCTTGATAAGCACCTTAAATTGATTGAGAGTTACCAGAAGCTTCAGACCGCAAAAAGAAAATTTAAGTCATAA
- a CDS encoding DASS family sodium-coupled anion symporter, whose product MMKLSHVKVIPAVIAFIVTCLFWFIIAPPEGVDINAWRLLGIFVGTIVAIIGKALPIGGAAMIGILLVGITQVTNPGEPAKAMSDALSGFSNSLIWLIGIAFFISRGFIKTGLGSRIAYHFVKLFGKSTLGISYGLSFAELVLSPVMPSNTARGGGVMYPINRSISESMGSSPDEATRMKIGAFLTLVAYQVNIITSAMFITATAPNPLVTAGIKEVSGIDVSWGQWALAAFVPGMLALLLIPLILYVLYPPEIKKTPNAPEMAKQKLLEMGAVKVEEWIMIGVFFLLLFIWAGGPQLFSDSPLFKVDATAGAFVGLGVLLFSGVLSWDDLLKEKGAWDTVTWFSSLVMMATFLNKLGIIKWFSHLVETSIQHWGLGWMAAAVILILIYVYIHYFFASNTAHISALFASFFGVGVALGAPPLMFGLFLGFASSLCASITHYGTGSAPVLFGSGYVTMTEWWKWGFFISVINLLVFGIGCAVWWKVLGYW is encoded by the coding sequence ATGATGAAATTGTCTCATGTGAAAGTCATACCGGCCGTCATTGCCTTTATTGTGACTTGCCTGTTCTGGTTTATCATTGCTCCTCCTGAAGGAGTCGACATCAATGCCTGGCGCTTATTGGGAATTTTTGTTGGAACGATTGTAGCAATTATTGGAAAAGCTCTACCGATTGGTGGCGCGGCCATGATTGGTATTTTATTAGTTGGTATTACTCAAGTGACCAATCCGGGAGAACCGGCCAAAGCAATGTCGGATGCTCTTAGTGGATTTTCAAATTCATTAATTTGGTTAATCGGAATTGCATTTTTTATTTCACGTGGATTTATTAAAACGGGACTCGGCTCAAGGATTGCTTATCACTTTGTAAAATTGTTTGGGAAAAGTACACTTGGGATTAGTTACGGTTTATCTTTTGCTGAGCTAGTTCTCTCACCAGTTATGCCAAGTAATACGGCCAGAGGTGGTGGGGTTATGTATCCTATCAATCGCTCGATTTCTGAATCGATGGGTTCATCACCTGATGAGGCCACTCGTATGAAGATCGGGGCCTTCTTAACTTTGGTCGCTTATCAAGTGAACATCATCACATCAGCGATGTTTATCACAGCGACTGCGCCGAATCCTTTAGTGACTGCTGGAATTAAAGAAGTGTCTGGTATTGATGTGAGTTGGGGACAATGGGCGCTTGCTGCTTTCGTTCCGGGAATGCTTGCTCTGTTATTAATTCCGTTAATTCTTTATGTCTTGTATCCACCAGAAATTAAGAAAACTCCCAATGCTCCAGAGATGGCAAAACAAAAATTGCTAGAGATGGGTGCCGTTAAGGTTGAAGAATGGATCATGATTGGTGTGTTCTTTCTTTTATTATTTATCTGGGCAGGTGGACCTCAATTATTCTCTGATTCACCATTATTTAAAGTTGATGCAACAGCAGGGGCCTTTGTTGGTCTTGGTGTTTTACTTTTCTCAGGTGTTTTAAGCTGGGATGATTTACTAAAAGAAAAAGGGGCGTGGGATACTGTAACGTGGTTCTCGTCTCTGGTTATGATGGCCACATTCTTAAATAAACTTGGGATTATCAAATGGTTTTCTCATTTGGTTGAAACTTCGATTCAACATTGGGGTCTTGGATGGATGGCAGCCGCGGTTATCCTGATTCTAATCTATGTCTACATTCATTATTTCTTTGCAAGTAATACAGCTCACATTTCTGCCTTGTTTGCTTCGTTCTTTGGTGTCGGTGTTGCTTTAGGTGCACCTCCATTAATGTTCGGATTATTTCTAGGATTTGCTTCTTCACTTTGTGCTTCAATCACACATTATGGAACTGGCTCAGCTCCAGTTTTATTTGGTTCTGGATATGTGACGATGACTGAGTGGTGGAAGTGGGGATTCTTTATTAGTGTGATCAATCTTCTGGTTTTTGGAATTGGTTGTGCTGTTTGGTGGAAAGTTTTAGGTTACTGGTAA
- a CDS encoding diiron oxygenase, translated as MNYSKEFLKRRLQVQTVQQWDIENDISWELGIDLTKSLLPPVKSPSIIPNGTPEEEHAFSQFMGLIAAAAIAEHEKLIEEIKEYSFDRTLKNYNVSEEFVELGESFFEDEAKHSKAFTKYIEMYAQELNLTPDELKSILPAHHKNSIFCNLFKLNSYLGGMAFWWTVATTEEHSMEIFRIIRPMQKKVDPLYYQIHKLHFEEEVRHSSFAQMMLDLQRSKEAPFLSRLLRKCDFAFSDLLEKAWTIIQLKKLSRVHRFKDRHPLLNTISIVIGKINSIPLHKRINLLRGDIDYLSLMINPRKHKNIQKQISKSNAFVLKILEGSK; from the coding sequence GTGAACTATTCGAAAGAATTTTTAAAGAGAAGGCTGCAGGTCCAAACTGTTCAGCAATGGGATATCGAAAATGATATCTCATGGGAGTTAGGCATTGACCTGACTAAATCTCTATTACCACCTGTTAAGTCTCCCTCAATCATTCCTAATGGTACCCCAGAAGAAGAGCATGCTTTTTCTCAGTTTATGGGACTAATTGCAGCGGCAGCGATTGCTGAACATGAAAAATTAATTGAAGAAATTAAAGAGTATAGTTTTGATCGTACACTTAAAAATTACAATGTTTCGGAAGAGTTTGTTGAACTTGGAGAGTCCTTTTTTGAGGATGAGGCCAAACATTCAAAGGCCTTTACAAAGTATATTGAGATGTATGCTCAAGAGCTTAATCTTACTCCGGATGAATTAAAATCTATTCTTCCCGCACATCATAAAAACTCAATTTTTTGCAATCTTTTCAAACTTAATTCATACCTTGGTGGTATGGCCTTCTGGTGGACTGTGGCCACAACTGAAGAGCATAGTATGGAAATTTTTAGAATCATTCGTCCGATGCAAAAGAAGGTTGATCCACTTTATTATCAAATTCATAAATTACATTTTGAAGAAGAGGTAAGACATTCATCGTTTGCTCAAATGATGCTTGATTTACAACGCTCTAAAGAAGCTCCTTTTCTTTCAAGATTGTTAAGAAAATGTGATTTCGCTTTTTCAGACTTACTGGAAAAGGCATGGACTATTATTCAATTAAAGAAATTATCAAGAGTTCATCGCTTTAAAGACAGGCATCCACTACTTAATACTATTTCTATAGTTATTGGGAAAATTAACTCAATTCCACTGCACAAAAGAATCAATCTTTTAAGAGGGGATATTGATTATCTTTCTCTAATGATTAACCCTCGAAAACATAAAAATATCCAAAAGCAGATTTCAAAAAGCAATGCCTTTGTCTTGAAAATTCTGGAGGGATCAAAATGA
- a CDS encoding alpha/beta fold hydrolase — MNYFESYMDAPLIVMLHGFPNNYLVFENQIEDFKKDHHILAINMPGCNDDSSPTEKDYELNVLVSKLETLILQKVSNKENQKIILFGHDLGCYVLDQVANKLNKKIALQVYISGMGLNQYVGRRFSLKQWIKSHYIVLLHIPGSIKLIQNHLTGSIRKIIYGLSGIDKKSSLYNEAPHGFNAITLYLSLAKHSRKLLLKKISNEKSAIPTLFIFGKNEKFLNLTTDKEINNFYLNGKNKIIEGGHWVLKDKYIEVNSAIREFMTVKTEAV; from the coding sequence ATGAATTATTTTGAATCCTATATGGATGCACCTTTAATTGTTATGCTTCATGGTTTTCCCAATAATTATTTGGTATTTGAAAATCAAATTGAAGATTTTAAAAAAGATCACCATATCCTGGCAATCAATATGCCGGGGTGTAATGATGATTCAAGTCCTACTGAAAAAGATTATGAACTAAATGTTTTAGTTTCTAAGTTAGAGACTTTAATCCTTCAAAAAGTAAGCAATAAAGAAAATCAAAAAATTATTCTTTTTGGCCATGATCTTGGTTGTTATGTTTTGGATCAAGTTGCCAACAAATTGAATAAGAAAATAGCTCTTCAAGTGTATATAAGCGGAATGGGATTGAACCAGTATGTAGGGAGACGTTTCTCACTAAAACAATGGATCAAATCTCATTACATTGTACTTTTACATATTCCTGGATCTATTAAGTTGATTCAAAATCACTTAACTGGATCTATCAGAAAGATTATCTATGGACTCTCAGGTATTGATAAAAAGTCTAGTTTATACAATGAAGCGCCTCATGGTTTTAATGCCATCACGCTTTATTTAAGCCTGGCAAAACATTCCAGAAAACTATTATTAAAGAAAATATCCAATGAGAAGTCAGCCATTCCTACATTGTTTATTTTTGGGAAGAATGAAAAATTTTTAAATCTAACGACTGATAAAGAAATTAATAATTTTTACCTGAATGGAAAGAATAAAATTATTGAAGGTGGGCATTGGGTCTTAAAAGATAAATATATTGAAGTCAATTCTGCCATTAGAGAATTCATGACAGTTAAAACAGAGGCCGTATGA
- a CDS encoding fatty acid desaturase produces MKISFAEFRKSPYFFLKYFSMQMIVMIVLSLVVVLTLGLSLDFVPHLKSYHLLMLPFAFCFGIQVPVMLHNVVHHNIKPKWLNEIIGELCGFFVLFGMAPFRISHVLHHAYPDDHEKDPHAPQGRNFLHFLSITQLNSIKTIANKYYEFHGRSVKTYSIMGVQMACYYVGLVLRAYIWFKVLGPTLFVAFYIPAYLTNVIVFAHINFATHKTLPSGEVEIVNLNHNFYYKMVNFIGSGAYFHKNHHTNPNLYNPSLLKVEQAQYAAPRNRVRVTSSV; encoded by the coding sequence ATGAAAATAAGTTTTGCAGAGTTTAGAAAAAGTCCTTATTTTTTCTTGAAATATTTTTCAATGCAAATGATAGTGATGATTGTTTTAAGTTTAGTCGTTGTACTAACATTAGGGCTTTCTCTAGATTTCGTACCTCACCTAAAAAGCTATCACTTGCTTATGCTTCCTTTCGCTTTTTGTTTTGGTATTCAAGTGCCGGTGATGTTACACAATGTGGTTCACCATAATATTAAACCTAAGTGGCTTAATGAGATCATAGGGGAGCTGTGCGGATTTTTCGTGCTCTTTGGAATGGCCCCTTTTAGAATCAGCCACGTTCTCCACCATGCATACCCGGATGATCATGAGAAAGACCCTCATGCTCCTCAAGGAAGAAACTTTTTGCATTTTCTTTCTATCACACAGCTTAATTCGATTAAGACGATTGCTAATAAATATTACGAATTTCACGGACGCTCAGTTAAAACTTACAGCATCATGGGTGTGCAGATGGCCTGCTACTATGTAGGACTTGTTTTAAGAGCTTATATTTGGTTTAAAGTTTTGGGGCCAACACTCTTTGTCGCTTTTTATATACCGGCATACTTAACGAACGTAATCGTTTTTGCTCACATTAACTTTGCTACTCACAAGACACTTCCAAGTGGAGAAGTGGAGATCGTAAACTTAAATCATAATTTTTATTACAAGATGGTAAATTTCATTGGTAGTGGCGCTTACTTCCACAAGAACCACCATACAAATCCTAATCTTTATAATCCGTCTCTTTTGAAGGTAGAACAGGCGCAGTATGCGGCCCCTCGAAATAGAGTAAGGGTGACGAGCTCTGTTTAA
- a CDS encoding hemerythrin domain-containing protein has product MANFLKEMVRTEPHTLEEIKVSLDKDMADHKQFVPLLREHHNYLEESISVLMDNETTDFQKQEHLERFFHILEMHGKAEQEVLYNHLKANDAREVRLEGFGGQDEHDIAFQLEAELVKMGYKTEWNEEIEAKAKVLAGLVKKHIKEEEDVMFPIATSHMTEEELEDMRDSYIQKCTGYLINSRAEEIYSGTWNKDNFSDKSTDTIHH; this is encoded by the coding sequence ATGGCCAACTTTTTAAAAGAAATGGTAAGAACCGAACCCCATACACTTGAGGAAATTAAGGTTTCTCTCGACAAAGATATGGCCGATCACAAACAATTTGTTCCACTATTACGCGAACATCATAACTATCTGGAAGAATCAATTTCTGTCTTGATGGATAATGAAACAACTGACTTTCAAAAACAAGAACATCTCGAAAGATTCTTTCACATTTTAGAAATGCATGGGAAAGCTGAGCAGGAAGTACTCTACAATCATTTGAAGGCCAACGATGCCAGAGAAGTACGTCTGGAAGGCTTTGGTGGCCAGGATGAACACGATATCGCGTTTCAGCTTGAAGCTGAGTTGGTCAAGATGGGCTACAAGACAGAGTGGAATGAAGAGATTGAAGCGAAGGCAAAAGTTCTCGCAGGCCTTGTGAAAAAACACATTAAAGAAGAAGAAGACGTCATGTTTCCAATTGCCACTTCTCATATGACTGAAGAAGAGTTGGAAGATATGAGAGATTCTTATATCCAAAAATGCACAGGGTATTTAATTAATAGTAGAGCAGAGGAAATCTATTCTGGGACTTGGAATAAAGATAATTTTTCAGATAAGAGCACAGATACGATTCATCATTAA
- a CDS encoding SGNH/GDSL hydrolase family protein: protein MDSSRNELLFKKVCLYLLPIIAPLLFIVILEDILSTAKVKLFVEKNENQQILNIQQCRYGTQNVEEICHFVPRSYRDGQKLVLVLGDSTAAGYPDYRSNNFSSLLELSLNKTNQNFHRVENYASSCKDSDFVRRCFEKSLKARPDMVVIYTGHNDFTNRFHPHAISSLVQKVPWIFDLVTYLRFHSRTYSLVAEFFNDKSRPNGSYGINSEIEYQARHKEVTGHLIENFQIVSGIAEENKIKLVMIVPVSNLTEFEPPPRELNNVFFDTKRNQAMKLISDGRDNLKKGKTDLALFDFIKARDNDPVPSRLTTEAYKQLKTNFSDRDNLLLVDFEKELETTFPDKHKFGCDLFGGHETAQCDQFHLNARGHQLLSDFLLKNIQQKWPDF, encoded by the coding sequence ATGGACTCTTCAAGAAATGAATTACTATTTAAAAAAGTATGCCTATACCTTTTACCTATTATTGCCCCTTTGCTATTTATAGTAATTTTGGAAGACATTTTATCTACAGCTAAGGTCAAACTTTTCGTTGAAAAAAATGAGAATCAACAAATTTTAAATATTCAACAATGCCGTTATGGAACGCAAAATGTAGAAGAGATTTGCCATTTTGTTCCTAGGAGTTATAGAGACGGCCAGAAACTTGTACTCGTACTTGGAGATAGTACGGCCGCAGGCTATCCTGATTATAGATCGAATAATTTTAGTTCTCTTTTAGAATTATCTTTAAATAAAACAAATCAAAATTTTCATAGAGTAGAAAATTATGCATCTTCCTGCAAAGATAGTGATTTTGTAAGACGTTGTTTTGAAAAATCACTAAAGGCAAGACCAGATATGGTTGTCATATATACAGGTCATAATGATTTTACAAATCGTTTTCATCCACATGCAATTTCTTCTCTTGTGCAAAAAGTGCCCTGGATTTTTGATCTAGTGACATATTTACGTTTTCACTCCAGAACTTATTCCTTAGTTGCAGAGTTTTTTAATGATAAGAGTCGTCCAAACGGAAGTTACGGAATAAATTCTGAAATTGAATACCAGGCAAGACATAAAGAAGTGACAGGACATTTAATCGAAAATTTTCAGATAGTCTCAGGCATTGCAGAAGAAAATAAAATAAAACTCGTCATGATTGTTCCAGTATCAAATTTAACAGAGTTTGAACCACCACCACGTGAACTTAATAATGTTTTCTTTGATACTAAAAGAAATCAGGCCATGAAGCTTATCAGCGATGGGAGAGATAATCTTAAAAAAGGAAAAACCGATCTAGCATTATTTGATTTCATAAAAGCTAGAGATAATGACCCTGTTCCGTCTCGATTGACAACAGAAGCTTATAAACAGCTTAAAACTAATTTTAGTGATAGGGACAATCTTCTTTTAGTTGATTTTGAAAAAGAACTTGAAACAACTTTTCCTGATAAACATAAATTTGGATGTGACCTCTTTGGAGGACATGAAACTGCCCAATGTGACCAGTTTCATTTAAATGCTCGAGGCCATCAGCTTTTGTCTGATTTTTTATTAAAAAATATTCAGCAGAAATGGCCCGATTTTTAG